The proteins below come from a single Gossypium raimondii isolate GPD5lz chromosome 2, ASM2569854v1, whole genome shotgun sequence genomic window:
- the LOC105788924 gene encoding mitogen-activated protein kinase 3, with protein sequence MADVAPGNAGGQLGDFPTIHTHGGQFIQYNIFGNLFEVTSKYRPPIMPIGRGAYGIVCSVLNSETNEMVAVKKIANAFDNHMDAKRTLREIKLLRHLDHENVIGIKDVIPPPLRREFTDVYIANELMDTDLHQIIRSNQSLSEEHCQYFLYQILRGLKYIHSANVIHRDLKPSNLLLNANCDLKICDFGLARPTAENEFMTEYVVTRWYRAPEILLNSSDYTAAIDVWSVGCIFMELMNRKPLFPGKDHVHQMRLLTELLGTPTESDLGFLRNEDARRYIRQLPAHPRQSLAEVFPHVHPLAIDLIDRMLTFDPTRRITVEEALAHPYLERLHDISDEPVCPEPFSFDFERQPLGEEQMKDMIYQEALALNPTYA encoded by the exons ATGGCTGACGTCGCTCCGGGAAACGCCGGCGGTCAACTTGGAGATTTTCCGACGATTCATACACATGGAGGTCAGTTTATTCAgtataatatttttggaaatttgttCGAGGTGACGTCTAAGTATCGGCCTCCGATCATGCCGATCGGTCGTGGAGCCTACGGCATCGTTTG CTCGGTGTTGAATTCGGAGACAAACGAGATGGTTGCGGTAAAGAAAATCGCCAACGCTTTTGATAATCACATGGATGCTAAGCGCACGCTTCGTGAGATTAAGCTCCTTCGACATTTGGATCATGAAAAC GTTATTGGAATCAAAGATGTGATTCCTCCGCCTTTAAGGAGGGAATTTACTGATGTTTACATTGCGAATGAGCTCATGGATACCGATCTTCACCAAATCATTCGCTCTAATCAGAGTTTATCTGAGGAGCATTGCCAg TATTTCTTGTATCAAATTCTTCGAGGACTGAAGTACATACATTCTGCCAATGTCATTCATAGAGATTTGAAACCCAGCAACCTCTTGCTGAATGCTAATTGTGATCTTAAGATTTGCGACTTTGGTCTCGCTCGGCCTACTGCTGAGAATGAGTTTATGACTGAATATGTTGTCACGAGGTGGTATCGGGCACCGGAGATATTGCTAAACTCTTCAGACTACACCGCTGCCATAGATGTCTGGTCTGTTGGTTGCATCTTCATGGAGCTCATGAATAGGAAGCCTCTGTTTCCAGGCAAAGATCATGTACATCAAATGCGTTTATTAACTGAG CTGCTCGGCACACCAACTGAATCCGATCTTGGTTTTCTCCGGAACGAGGATGCAAGGAGATATATCAGGCAGCTCCCAGCACATCCGCGCCAATCACTAGCAGAAGTTTTCCCACATGTTCATCCATTGGCCATTGATCTCATTGACAGAATGTTGACATTTGATCCGACCAGAAGGATTACTG TTGAAGAAGCATTGGCACATCCTTACCTCGAAAGATTACACGACATATCTGATGAACCAGTCTGCCCCGAACCGTTTTCTTTCGACTTTGAGCGGCAACCATTGGGAGAAGAACAGATGAAGGACATGATTTACCAAGAGGCCTTGGCTCTGAATCCAACTTATGCTTAA
- the LOC105788923 gene encoding uncharacterized protein LOC105788923, which yields MKIIPLILMGCGGVGRQLLQHIVSCRSLHAKQGVHLRVVGVSDSKSLIIASDVKQKELDDNILAEVCRVKSDGSSLSKITSLGESQVFSNSESRTKVLDIASILGKSTGLALVDCSASSETIGVLKEGVNLGCCVVLANKKPLTSTLEDYDKLVSHPRRIRHESTVGAGLPVISSINRIISSGDPIHRIVGSLSGTLGYVMSEVEDGKPLSQVVKSAKSLGYTEPDPRDDLSGMDVARKALILARLLGKRIDLGSIKIESLYPEEMGPNKMSVEDFLNGGVVKLDNNIEERVKKASLNGNVLRYVCVIEGARCDVGIQELPKNLALGRLRGSDNVLEIYSRCYSEQPLVIQGAGAGNDTTAAGVLADILDIQDLFP from the exons ATGAAGATCATCCCTTTAATTTTGATGGGTTGTGGAGGTGTTGGACGCCAACTCCTCCAACACATTGTTTCCTGCAGATCACTTCACGCCAAGCAG GGAGTTCATTTACGAGTTGTGGGAGTATCTGATAGTAAATCACTAATCATTGCATCAGATGTTAAACAAAAAGAGTTGGATGATAACATTTTAGCTGAAGTTTGTAGGGTAAAATCAGATGGTTCTTCATTGTCCAAAATTACTAGCTTag GTGAGTCTCAAGTGTTCTCCAATTCAGAATCAAGGACAAAAGTGCTAGACATTGCATCAATTCTTGGAAAATCAACAG GTTTAGCCCTTGTAGATTGCTCAGCTAGTTCTGAGACGATTGGAGTGCTAAAGGAAGGGGTCAACTTGGGTTGCTGTGTTGTTCTAGCAAATAAAAAACCTCTTACATCAACACTG GAGGATTATGACAAATTGGTTTCACATCCTCGCCGCATACGGCACGAGTCAACT GTTGGTGCTGGTCTTCCAGTCATATCATCAATAAATCGCATAATTTCATCTGGGGACCCCATCCACCGTATTGTTGGAAGTTTAAGCG GTACATTGGGTTATGTAATGAGTGAGGTTGAAGATGGCAAACCATTGAGCCAAGTCGTTAAGTCTGCTAAAAGCTTAGGATACACTGAACCag ATCCGCGAGATGACCTCAGTGGAATGGATGTTGCCAGGAAG GCTTTGATCCTTGCCCGACTTCTTGGGAAGCGCATTGACTTAGGTAGCATAAAG ATTGAGAGCTTGTATCCTGAAGAAATGGGACCTAATAAGATGTCTGTTGAAGACTTTTTGAATGGTGGTGTTGTAAAGCTTGATAATAATATTGAAGAGAGAGTTAAAAAAGCTTCACTCAATGGGAACGTCCTCCGTTATGTCTGCGTGATAGAAGGCGCAAG GTGCGACGTTGGGATTCAAGAACTTCCAAAGAATTTGGCTTTGGGAAGATTGAGGGGAAGTGACAATGTG CTAGAAATCTATAGTCGATGCTATAGTGAACAACCCTTAGTTATTCAAGGCGCAGGAGCCGGGAATGATACGACTGCAGCCGGCGTGCTTGCTGATATCCTTGACATTCAGGATCTGTTTCCCTGA